The following coding sequences are from one Amphiprion ocellaris isolate individual 3 ecotype Okinawa chromosome 19, ASM2253959v1, whole genome shotgun sequence window:
- the fmc1 gene encoding protein FMC1 homolog: MASLASPLRVCRGILKELRAIQGPSYKQSLAYAYVMDQYRKNKVTGERYCRAQQEAHHASHTYLCLLASTRNHLALHNLYHGKGERSPEEVAGLVGLRLPTQPGGKGWEK, encoded by the exons ATGGCATCCCTGGCATCACCGCTGCGAGTCTGTCGGGGAATACTGAAAGAATTACGTGCTATTCAGGGACCAAGTTACAAACAGTCATTGGCCTACGCTTATGTTATGGACCAGTATCGCAAGAATAAG GTAACAGGAGAAAGGTACTGCCGTGCCCAGCAGGAGGCACACCACGCCTCGCACACGTACCTGTGTTTGCTGGCGTCCACCAGGAACCACCTGGCCCTGCACAACCTCTACCACGGGAAGGGAGAGCGCAGCCCGGAAGAAGTGGCAGGCCTGGTGGGGCTCAGGTTGCCCACACAGCCAGGAGGCAAAGGCTGGGAGAAGTGA
- the LOC111586910 gene encoding heme-binding protein 1, producing MFGMMKNSLFGNTEETEYKLLSSETKDGVSFEVRRYDAFKYAAVSSEGRTFDQVTGELIRKLLMYIGGSNEQGEAMGTAAPIIITVYPRNDGVLSRRLVVGIRIPSDYQQSPPTPTDSAVRIEERPGMTVYALQFGGFAGESEYRAEALRLTRTLGETAPFQRKQYFCCSFDSPLKPYGRRNEVWFLQEEP from the exons ATGTTTGGTATGATGAAGAATTCGCTCTTCGGAAACACCGAGGAGACTGAATATAAACTGCTCAGCAGCGAGACGAAG GACGGAGTTAGCTTTGAGGTACGACGGTACGATGCTTTCAAATACGCCGCGGTGTCCTCTGAGGGACGAACCTTCGACCAAGTGACAGGAGAGCTGATCAGGAAGTTGCTCATGTACATTGGCGGGAGCAATGAACAAG GTGAAGCTATGGGTACAGCGGCGCCCATCATCATCACAGTGTATCCTCGGAATGACGGCGTTCTTTCTCGCCGTTTGGTGGTCGGCATCCGCATTCCCAGCGACTACCAGCAAAGCCCCCCGACTCCCACCGACAGTGCCGTCAGGATTGAGGAGCGGCCCGGCATGACCGTCTACGCCCt GCAATTTGGAGGATTCGCAGGAGAGAGCGAGTACCGAGCAGAGGCCTTGCGTTTGACACGCACCCTGGGTGAAACGGCCCCCTTCCAGCGCAAACAGTACTTTTGCTGTAGCTTCGACTCGCCACTCAAGCCTTACGGACGCAGAAATGAGGTGTGGTTTCTACAGGAAGAGCCGTAG
- the wbp2nl gene encoding postacrosomal sheath WW domain-binding protein, which produces MALNRNHSQNGGVLVNNGESVLRECKNVELSFSDVTGKSDLLRGTKKGTIFLTPYRLLFVSSNTKDCLGSAMFPYYLMKGCSIEQPVFAANYIKGTVSAEPGGGWEGQAHFKMSFPSGGAIEVGQHLFKLATNASRAPPAQNGASSYGYPSPGMMNGYGPPPPAAPGYPYPPPPQQNGFYQGPPPAAGNMGYPYPTAAAGMYPSGFDYMAPPPPYPGPPQNWAAPPQNWTGPPPPPGNSKAAEAAGSAYYNPNNPHNVYMPMERPPPYAPYPNTPDKKNN; this is translated from the exons ATGGCTTTAAACCGCAACCATTCGCAAAACGGCGGCGTTTTGGTGAACAACGGAGAAAG CGTTTTAAGGGAATGTAAGAATGTGGAGCTGTCATTCAGTGATGTCACCGGCAAGTCAGATCTGCTGAGGGGGACGAAGAAGGGCACTATTTTCCTCACACCATACAGG CTGTTGTTTGTGTCCAGCAACACCAAGGACTGCCTGGGTTCAGCCATGTTCCCATATTATCTGATGAAGGGCTGCAGCATCGAGCAGCCGGTCTTTGCAGCCAACTACATTAAAGGAACAGTGTCGGCTGAGCCTGGTG GTGGCTGGGAGGGTCAGGCCCATTTCAAGATGTCATTCCCCAGTGGTGGAGCCATAGAGGTGGGACAGCACCTCTTCAAACTGGCCACAAATG CTTCTCGTGCTCCTCCTGCCCAGAATGGAGCTTCCTCTTATGGTTACCCTTCACCCGGAATGATGAATGGCTACGGCCCACCTCCGCCTGCTGCTCCTGGCTATCCTTATCCACCGCCTCCCCAGCAGAATGGATTCTACCAGGGGCCACCTCCTGCTGCTGGCAACATGGGCTACCCCTAtccaacagctgctgcag GAATGTACCCATCTGGTTTTGACTACATGGCCCCTCCTCCCCCCTACCCTGGGCCACCCCAAAATTGGGCTGCACCCCCTCAGAACTGGACAggaccaccaccacctccag GTAACTCCAAGGCGGCTGAAGCGGCGGGAAGTGCGTATTACAACCCTAACAATCCACACAATGTCTACATGCCCATG GAGCGGCCCCCACCTTATGCACCTTATCCCAACACTCCTGACAAAAAGAACAACTGA